Proteins from a genomic interval of Candidatus Deferrimicrobium borealis:
- the carB gene encoding carbamoyl-phosphate synthase large subunit: MPKRSDLKKIMLIGSGPIIIGQACEFDYSGTQACKALREEGYEVVLVNSNPATIMTDTDFADRTYVEPITPEIVGKIIERERPDALLPTIGGQTGLNIAISLHEMGILQTFGVELIGASFEAIQKAEDRNLFRKAMEKLGLTVPRSGYIRSLEEAIQVIPGIGYPAIIRPSFTLGGTGAGIAYNREEFEEAIRWALDASPKHTVLVEQSVIGWKEFELEVMRDLADNVVIVCSIENLDPMGVHTGDSITVAPAQTLTDKEYQVMRNAALRIIREIGVDTGGSNIQFAVHPETGEMVIIEMNPRVSRSSALASKATGFPIAKIAAKLAVGYTLDEIRNDITRETPASFEPTIDYVVTKIPRFTFEKFPQTEDVLGTQMKSVGEVMAIGRTFKESLQKAIRSLETGMYGFEEMIPSTSPPNPAARRKTIAEKLRKPNSLRLFYIGEAFRDAWTVEEIRESTGIDPWFLENIRQIIAMEGEIRATAEAFRKEAASRPAAFAPFLHRMKGNGFSDRRLSKLLGVGEDDVRRIRYAAGVRAVYKRVDTCGAEFEAHTPYLYSTYERENEADPTGRKKVVILGGGPNRIGQGIEFDYCCVHGVFALREEGFETIMVNCNPETVSTDYDSSDRLYFEPLTKEDVLAIIEVEKPVGVIVQFGGQTPLKLAVPLESEGVRILGTSPESIDRAEDRERFAEMLNLLGLSQPPNGIARSTPDAVAIAARIGYPVLLRPSYVLGGRAMEIVHDEEGLRRYLTEAVSASEAKPVLVDRFLEDAIEIDVDAISDGETVVVGGIMEHIEEAGVHSGDSACSLPPHSISRETITEITRQTKALASELSVIGLMNVQFAIQRGRIFILEVNPRASRTIPFVSKAIGVPLAKLAAKVMAGRKLRDLGFLSEVVPTHVCVKEAVFPFIKFPDVDTLLGPEMKSTGEVMGIDRTFGTAFAKAQIGAGMILPRSGKVFLSVRDEDKEGVLPAAEGLKRCGFSLVATHGTAAFLTANGLPCDTVRKVNEGRPHVADLIRNGEIALVINTPLGAQSKADSYYIRRASLVYNIPYFTTLAAARAVSLAISALIADDLSVRSLQEYHGTARPTGR, encoded by the coding sequence GTGCCCAAACGCAGCGACCTGAAAAAGATCATGCTCATCGGCTCCGGTCCGATCATCATCGGGCAGGCGTGCGAGTTCGACTACTCGGGGACCCAGGCGTGCAAGGCCCTCCGCGAGGAGGGGTACGAGGTCGTCCTCGTCAACAGCAACCCCGCCACGATCATGACCGACACCGACTTCGCCGACCGTACGTACGTCGAGCCGATCACCCCGGAGATCGTCGGGAAGATCATCGAGCGGGAACGGCCCGACGCGCTGCTTCCCACCATCGGCGGGCAGACGGGGCTGAACATCGCCATTTCCCTGCACGAGATGGGGATTTTGCAAACGTTCGGCGTGGAACTGATCGGGGCGAGCTTCGAAGCGATCCAGAAGGCGGAAGACCGGAACCTTTTCCGGAAGGCGATGGAGAAACTGGGGCTGACGGTCCCCCGGTCCGGGTACATCCGCTCCCTCGAAGAGGCCATCCAGGTCATCCCGGGAATCGGGTACCCGGCGATCATCCGCCCCTCCTTCACGCTCGGTGGGACGGGCGCGGGGATCGCCTACAACCGCGAGGAGTTCGAGGAGGCGATCCGTTGGGCGCTGGACGCCTCGCCGAAGCACACCGTCCTCGTCGAGCAGTCGGTCATCGGGTGGAAGGAGTTCGAGCTCGAGGTGATGCGCGACCTCGCCGACAACGTGGTCATCGTATGCTCGATCGAAAACCTCGACCCGATGGGAGTGCACACCGGCGACTCGATCACCGTGGCCCCGGCGCAGACGCTGACCGACAAGGAGTACCAGGTCATGCGCAACGCGGCCCTGCGCATCATCCGGGAGATCGGGGTCGACACCGGCGGGAGCAACATCCAGTTCGCCGTCCACCCGGAGACCGGCGAGATGGTCATCATCGAGATGAACCCGCGGGTCTCCCGCTCCTCGGCGCTGGCGTCCAAGGCCACCGGGTTCCCCATCGCGAAGATCGCGGCCAAGCTCGCCGTCGGGTACACCCTCGACGAGATCCGCAACGACATCACGCGGGAAACCCCGGCATCGTTCGAACCGACCATCGACTACGTGGTGACGAAGATCCCCCGGTTCACGTTCGAGAAGTTCCCCCAGACCGAGGATGTGCTCGGCACGCAGATGAAATCGGTGGGGGAGGTGATGGCGATCGGCCGGACCTTCAAGGAGTCGCTGCAGAAGGCGATCCGTTCGCTCGAGACCGGCATGTACGGCTTCGAGGAGATGATCCCTTCGACATCCCCTCCGAACCCGGCGGCCCGCCGGAAGACGATCGCCGAAAAACTGCGCAAGCCCAACTCCCTCCGCCTTTTCTACATCGGGGAGGCGTTTCGCGACGCGTGGACGGTCGAGGAAATCCGGGAGTCGACCGGGATCGACCCGTGGTTCCTCGAGAACATCCGGCAGATCATCGCGATGGAGGGCGAGATCCGCGCGACGGCGGAGGCGTTCCGGAAGGAGGCGGCATCGCGTCCGGCCGCGTTCGCTCCCTTCCTGCACCGGATGAAGGGGAACGGCTTCTCCGACCGTCGACTCTCGAAACTTCTCGGGGTCGGCGAGGACGACGTCCGCAGGATCCGGTACGCCGCGGGGGTTCGGGCCGTCTACAAGCGGGTCGACACCTGCGGGGCGGAGTTCGAGGCGCACACCCCGTATCTCTACTCGACGTACGAACGCGAGAACGAGGCGGACCCTACAGGACGGAAGAAGGTGGTGATCCTCGGCGGGGGGCCGAACCGGATCGGCCAGGGGATCGAGTTCGACTACTGCTGCGTCCACGGGGTCTTCGCCCTGCGCGAGGAAGGGTTCGAGACGATCATGGTGAACTGCAACCCCGAGACCGTCTCCACCGACTACGACTCCTCCGACCGCCTCTACTTCGAGCCGCTGACGAAAGAGGACGTCCTCGCCATCATCGAGGTGGAGAAGCCGGTCGGGGTGATCGTCCAGTTCGGCGGCCAGACCCCGCTGAAGCTCGCCGTCCCCCTCGAATCGGAAGGAGTCCGGATCCTCGGTACTTCGCCGGAGAGCATCGACCGGGCGGAAGACCGCGAGCGGTTCGCGGAGATGCTGAACCTGCTGGGGCTTTCGCAGCCGCCGAACGGGATCGCGCGGTCCACCCCCGACGCGGTCGCGATCGCCGCCCGGATCGGGTACCCCGTCCTGCTTCGGCCATCCTACGTCCTCGGCGGGCGGGCGATGGAGATCGTCCACGACGAGGAAGGTCTTCGCAGATACCTGACGGAGGCCGTCTCCGCTTCCGAGGCGAAACCGGTCCTCGTCGACCGGTTCCTCGAGGACGCCATCGAGATCGACGTGGACGCGATCTCCGACGGGGAAACGGTCGTCGTCGGCGGGATCATGGAGCACATCGAGGAAGCCGGCGTCCATTCCGGGGATTCGGCCTGCTCCCTTCCCCCGCACTCCATCTCCCGGGAGACGATCACCGAGATCACCCGTCAGACGAAGGCGCTGGCTTCCGAACTCTCCGTCATCGGGCTGATGAACGTCCAGTTCGCCATCCAGCGCGGCAGGATCTTCATCCTCGAGGTCAACCCGCGGGCATCCCGCACCATTCCGTTCGTCAGCAAGGCGATCGGCGTACCGCTGGCCAAGCTTGCCGCGAAGGTGATGGCGGGCCGGAAACTTCGGGACCTCGGGTTCCTCTCGGAAGTCGTCCCGACCCACGTCTGCGTCAAGGAGGCGGTCTTCCCCTTCATCAAGTTCCCGGACGTCGACACGCTGCTCGGTCCGGAGATGAAGTCGACGGGGGAGGTGATGGGGATCGACCGCACGTTCGGCACCGCCTTCGCCAAGGCGCAGATCGGGGCCGGGATGATCCTGCCGCGATCCGGGAAGGTGTTCTTGAGCGTGCGCGACGAGGACAAGGAGGGGGTTCTCCCCGCGGCGGAGGGGCTGAAACGGTGCGGTTTCTCCCTTGTCGCCACCCACGGCACGGCGGCGTTCCTGACCGCGAACGGGCTCCCTTGCGACACGGTGCGCAAGGTGAACGAGGGGCGCCCGCACGTGGCGGACCTCATCAGGAACGGGGAGATCGCGCTGGTCATCAACACGCCGCTCGGGGCCCAGTCGAAGGCCGACTCCTACTATATCCGACGCGCATCCCTGGTCTACAACATACCGTACTTCACCACCCTGGCCGCCGCGCGTGCCGTCTCCCTCGCGATCTCGGCCCTGATCGCGGACGACCTGTCCGTCCGGAGTCTCCAGGAGTATCACGGGACGGCGCGGCCGACGGGTCGATGA
- the recG gene encoding ATP-dependent DNA helicase RecG, with product MDEAKKAYPIQYVKGVGPRLGEKLAARGIRTPHDALYFFPKDYEDRRKVVPIREVKAGMTAPVRGKILSVQGGSRGFRTTRVLEVVISDGTGRLSAKWFRFHPSLVERFRVGESVTLCGSARWFRFFPEMHHPEILAEEDAADPVHSGRIVPVYPEVEGIPPRVLRKIQWEVVQRHASQEIEYFPSGILTRVGIPPLQESLAAIHFPRDDADAERFRKFSSPQQRRLIFGELFALQWALALRRAGTEREEATPLPWDREIVDEIKRRLPFELTGAQRRVVNEILKDLGKPHPMHRLLQGDVGSGKTIVAWIAAMVAWRHGVQAAVMAPTEILAEQHYRRFLEQSAGLPVRVALLSAALPAKERESVRKRIRDGEADIVVGTHALIQESVAFRNLALGIIDEQHRFGVLQRASLRRKGRISPHLLVMTATPIPRTLAIALYGDLDVSVLDEMPRGRIPVRTKVVTEDGRREVFEEIAGEISRGGRAYVVLPLVEESEKISLRDATRTADRLREALPGVRVGLLHGRMKAPEKEEAMGKFKDGELQLLVSTTVVEVGVDVPEATVMVVEHAERFGLSQLHQLRGRVGRGTRASSCFLMTGGERGEEAAARLSVMEKTADGFRIAEEDLRIRGPGDFAGIRQSGIPDLVFADLVRDAPILQLAKEIAAELQREDPSLSAPDHVGIRRFIEMRSTAPGGGDLAPSSRD from the coding sequence GTGGATGAGGCAAAAAAAGCGTACCCCATCCAGTACGTCAAGGGCGTGGGGCCCCGTCTGGGAGAAAAGCTTGCCGCCCGGGGAATCCGGACACCGCACGACGCCCTCTACTTCTTCCCGAAGGATTACGAAGACCGGCGCAAGGTGGTCCCCATCCGGGAGGTCAAGGCGGGGATGACCGCGCCCGTCCGCGGGAAGATTCTTTCCGTGCAGGGCGGGTCAAGGGGGTTCCGCACGACCCGGGTCCTCGAAGTGGTGATCTCCGATGGAACCGGGCGTCTCTCCGCGAAATGGTTTCGCTTCCACCCCTCCCTCGTCGAACGGTTCCGCGTCGGGGAGTCGGTGACGCTCTGCGGATCCGCGCGATGGTTCCGCTTCTTCCCCGAAATGCACCATCCGGAGATTCTCGCGGAGGAAGACGCTGCCGACCCGGTCCATTCCGGCCGCATCGTCCCCGTCTACCCGGAGGTGGAAGGGATTCCGCCGCGGGTCCTACGCAAGATCCAGTGGGAGGTGGTCCAGCGGCACGCCTCCCAGGAGATCGAGTATTTCCCATCCGGCATCCTCACGCGCGTCGGGATCCCACCCCTCCAGGAGTCGCTCGCCGCCATCCACTTTCCGCGCGACGACGCGGACGCGGAGCGCTTCCGGAAATTCTCCTCCCCCCAGCAGCGGCGACTGATCTTCGGCGAACTGTTCGCCCTCCAATGGGCGCTGGCTCTCCGGCGGGCGGGGACGGAGCGGGAGGAGGCGACTCCGCTTCCGTGGGACCGCGAGATCGTCGACGAGATCAAGCGCCGGCTTCCGTTCGAACTGACCGGGGCCCAGCGACGCGTGGTCAACGAGATCCTGAAAGACCTCGGGAAGCCGCACCCGATGCACCGGCTCCTGCAGGGGGACGTGGGCAGCGGCAAGACGATCGTCGCCTGGATCGCGGCGATGGTCGCCTGGCGGCACGGCGTGCAGGCCGCGGTGATGGCGCCCACGGAGATCCTGGCAGAGCAGCATTACCGGAGATTCCTGGAACAGTCGGCGGGACTGCCGGTCCGTGTCGCTCTCCTCTCCGCCGCGCTGCCCGCGAAGGAGCGGGAGTCGGTTCGAAAGCGGATCCGGGACGGGGAGGCGGACATCGTCGTGGGAACGCACGCCCTGATCCAGGAAAGCGTCGCGTTCCGGAACCTCGCGCTGGGCATCATCGACGAGCAGCACCGGTTCGGGGTGCTTCAGCGTGCCTCCCTCCGCAGGAAGGGAAGGATCTCCCCGCACCTCCTCGTCATGACCGCCACGCCGATCCCGCGGACGCTGGCGATCGCGCTGTACGGCGACCTCGACGTCTCGGTGCTCGACGAGATGCCTCGCGGAAGGATTCCGGTCCGCACGAAGGTCGTCACGGAGGACGGTCGACGGGAGGTCTTCGAGGAGATCGCCGGGGAGATCTCGCGGGGCGGGAGGGCGTACGTCGTCCTCCCGCTCGTGGAGGAGTCCGAAAAGATTTCCCTGCGGGACGCCACGCGCACCGCCGATCGGCTTCGGGAAGCGCTCCCCGGCGTGCGCGTGGGATTGCTGCACGGACGGATGAAGGCGCCGGAGAAGGAAGAGGCGATGGGGAAGTTCAAGGACGGGGAACTGCAACTGCTCGTCTCCACCACGGTCGTCGAGGTGGGGGTGGACGTCCCGGAGGCCACGGTGATGGTCGTCGAGCACGCCGAACGGTTCGGTCTTTCGCAGCTGCATCAACTGCGGGGCAGGGTGGGGCGGGGGACCCGGGCGTCGTCCTGCTTCCTGATGACGGGAGGGGAGCGGGGGGAGGAAGCGGCGGCGCGCCTGTCCGTCATGGAGAAGACCGCCGACGGCTTCCGGATCGCGGAAGAGGACCTCCGTATCCGCGGGCCGGGCGACTTCGCCGGCATACGACAGTCGGGGATTCCCGATCTCGTCTTCGCCGACCTCGTCCGGGACGCCCCCATCCTCCAGCTGGCGAAGGAGATCGCCGCGGAACTGCAACGGGAGGATCCTTCCCTTTCAGCCCCCGATCACGTCGGAATCCGGCGGTTCATCGAAATGCGATCGACGGCGCCGGGGGGGGGAGATCTCGCTCCTTCCTCCAGGGATTGA
- a CDS encoding aldo/keto reductase, which produces MMRIALGKSDLMVSRMGLGCMGMSEFYGPGEEGESIRTIHRAFALGINFLDTADIYGLGRNEELVGKAIRDRRHKAILATKFGNVRGKDGSWLGVNGKPDYVRSCCEASLRRLGVDVIDLYYQHRVDPETPIEETVGAMAELVRQGKVRYLGLSEAAPATIRRACAVHPITALQTEYSLWTRDPEAEVLRTCRENGIAFVAYSPLGRGALTGAIRNLDDLAEGDYRRNAPRFTGGNLSRNLSLVDRLAEMAAGKKCRPAQLALAWLLARGQDIFPIPGTKRVNRLEENVGALEVSLTPEEVARLDAAFPVGAAAGTRYPEQAMKAVHR; this is translated from the coding sequence ATGATGCGGATCGCACTCGGGAAGAGCGACCTCATGGTGTCCAGGATGGGGTTGGGCTGCATGGGAATGTCGGAGTTCTACGGTCCGGGCGAAGAGGGGGAATCGATCCGCACGATCCACAGGGCGTTTGCGCTGGGGATCAATTTTCTCGACACCGCGGACATCTATGGCCTGGGACGCAACGAGGAACTCGTCGGGAAGGCGATTCGCGACCGTCGGCACAAGGCGATACTGGCGACGAAATTCGGCAACGTCCGCGGTAAGGACGGAAGCTGGCTGGGCGTGAACGGAAAACCCGACTACGTCCGCTCGTGTTGCGAAGCCAGCCTTCGGCGCCTCGGCGTCGACGTCATCGACCTGTATTACCAGCACCGGGTCGACCCGGAAACGCCCATTGAGGAAACGGTCGGGGCCATGGCGGAACTGGTGCGGCAGGGAAAAGTCCGCTATCTGGGGCTTTCCGAAGCGGCACCCGCGACGATCCGCAGGGCCTGCGCCGTTCACCCGATCACGGCGCTGCAGACGGAGTATTCGCTCTGGACCCGTGATCCCGAGGCCGAAGTGCTCCGGACATGCCGGGAGAACGGGATCGCCTTCGTCGCGTACAGCCCGCTCGGCAGGGGGGCCTTGACCGGTGCGATCCGCAACCTGGACGACCTCGCCGAAGGCGACTACCGGCGCAACGCTCCGCGCTTTACGGGAGGAAATCTCTCCCGCAACCTCTCCCTGGTGGACCGCCTCGCGGAGATGGCCGCCGGGAAGAAGTGCCGTCCTGCCCAGTTGGCCCTGGCGTGGTTGCTGGCCCGGGGACAGGATATCTTCCCGATTCCGGGAACCAAGCGCGTAAACCGCCTGGAGGAAAACGTCGGGGCACTGGAAGTGTCGCTGACACCCGAGGAGGTCGCCCGACTCGATGCGGCGTTCCCCGTGGGAGCGGCCGCGGGGACCCGCTACCCCGAGCAGGCGATGAAGGCGGTACATCGGTAA
- a CDS encoding aminotransferase class I/II-fold pyridoxal phosphate-dependent enzyme, translating to MEEFARIQRLPPYVFAVVVELKSKLRHAGEDIIDLGMGNPDLPTPKHIVDKLVEAVRNPRNHRYSLSRGIPKLRLAICNWYKRKYNVDLDPDTEAIATIGAKEGLSHLVLATMGPGDIALVPSPSYPIHPFSVIIAGADVRSISLTRGEGDFIDRAERAIKTMWPRPKMMILSFPHNPTTQVVDIDFFRRVVAFAKEHKLLVIHDLAYADLVFDGYKAPSILQVPGARDVAVESYSMSKGYSMPGWRVGFVVGNKRMVGALTRMKSYLDYGMFQAIQVAATVALNGPHRVVEEAVEIYRKRRDCLVEGFARVGWEFEKPKGTMFVWAPIPEPFREMGSVEFSKLLLTKAKVAVSPGIGFGEHGEGFVRFALVENEHRIRQAIRGVKGMLQSPPKVKAK from the coding sequence ATGGAAGAGTTTGCGAGAATCCAACGTTTGCCTCCGTACGTTTTCGCGGTCGTGGTGGAGCTCAAGTCGAAATTGCGCCACGCCGGCGAGGACATCATCGACCTGGGGATGGGAAACCCCGACCTCCCCACGCCGAAGCACATCGTCGACAAGCTGGTCGAGGCGGTCCGCAATCCGCGGAACCACCGCTACTCCCTGTCCCGCGGTATCCCGAAGCTGCGGCTGGCCATCTGCAACTGGTACAAGCGGAAATACAACGTGGACCTCGACCCGGATACGGAGGCGATCGCCACGATCGGGGCGAAAGAGGGGTTGTCCCACCTCGTCCTGGCCACGATGGGCCCCGGGGACATCGCGCTCGTCCCCAGCCCGTCGTACCCGATCCACCCCTTTTCGGTGATCATCGCCGGGGCGGACGTCCGGTCGATCTCGCTCACGCGCGGGGAGGGGGACTTCATCGATCGGGCCGAGCGGGCGATCAAGACGATGTGGCCGCGGCCGAAGATGATGATCCTCTCCTTTCCCCACAACCCGACGACCCAGGTGGTGGACATCGATTTCTTCAGGCGCGTCGTCGCGTTCGCCAAGGAGCACAAGCTTCTGGTCATCCACGATCTCGCCTACGCGGACCTCGTTTTCGACGGGTACAAGGCCCCCTCGATCCTGCAGGTCCCCGGGGCCAGGGACGTGGCCGTGGAGTCGTACTCCATGTCGAAGGGATACTCGATGCCCGGCTGGCGCGTCGGCTTCGTCGTCGGGAACAAGCGGATGGTCGGGGCATTGACCCGGATGAAAAGCTACCTTGACTACGGGATGTTCCAGGCGATCCAGGTCGCCGCCACGGTGGCGCTCAACGGGCCGCACCGCGTGGTGGAAGAGGCCGTCGAGATCTATCGGAAGCGCAGGGATTGCCTCGTCGAGGGATTCGCCCGCGTCGGGTGGGAGTTCGAGAAGCCGAAGGGGACGATGTTCGTGTGGGCGCCCATTCCCGAGCCGTTCCGGGAGATGGGCTCCGTCGAGTTTTCGAAGCTTCTCCTGACGAAGGCCAAGGTCGCCGTATCGCCCGGGATCGGCTTCGGGGAACATGGGGAAGGGTTCGTCCGGTTCGCTCTGGTGGAGAACGAACACCGTATAAGGCAGGCGATCCGCGGCGTGAAGGGGATGCTCCAGTCGCCGCCGAAGGTCAAGGCGAAATGA
- a CDS encoding homoserine dehydrogenase has product MTASLREIGVGVVGFGTVGSGTVRLLLENAELLRKRVGIPIRLVRVADRDVAKDRGIRLPEGVFIADGMRVARDPDVQILVELVGGTGDAKELLLEAIRNGKSVVTANKALLAECGPEIVKAVQAAGVDIGFEASVGGGIPIIRTLREGLAANRIRAIFGIINGTCNYILSRMAREGKPFPEVLAEAQAAGLAEADPSFDVDGIDTAHKLAILVWLATGGHVPLKEIFVQGIREIDRDDISFAKEFGYTIKLLAIAKENGAGIEVRVHPTMIPSHSPLATVDGAYNAIYVKGDFVGSSLSYGQGAGMLPTASAVVSDVIELARNLRRGCAGRIPPGGFFLNDPSLQADLAPFDQVHSEYYLKFRVVDKPGVLSRIAGVLGSHAISIASVLQKGQGQSAVPIFIVTHRAKESNMRAALAEVDRLPDVLDRTRMIRIENNL; this is encoded by the coding sequence ATGACCGCTTCCCTCCGGGAGATCGGGGTCGGCGTCGTCGGTTTCGGCACCGTCGGGTCCGGCACGGTCAGGCTTCTCCTCGAGAACGCGGAACTCCTCCGCAAGCGTGTCGGGATCCCGATCCGTCTCGTCCGGGTCGCGGATCGGGACGTCGCGAAGGATCGGGGAATTCGCCTGCCGGAGGGCGTCTTCATCGCGGACGGCATGCGGGTCGCCCGGGACCCCGATGTCCAGATCCTCGTCGAACTCGTCGGCGGCACGGGCGACGCGAAAGAGCTCCTGCTCGAGGCGATCCGCAACGGGAAATCGGTAGTGACGGCGAACAAGGCCCTGCTCGCCGAGTGCGGTCCGGAGATCGTCAAGGCCGTCCAGGCCGCCGGGGTCGACATCGGGTTCGAGGCGAGCGTCGGCGGAGGGATCCCCATCATACGGACGCTTCGGGAAGGGTTGGCGGCGAACCGGATCCGTGCGATCTTCGGGATCATCAACGGGACGTGCAACTATATTCTTTCCCGCATGGCCAGGGAGGGGAAGCCGTTCCCCGAGGTTCTCGCAGAGGCGCAGGCGGCCGGGCTCGCCGAGGCGGACCCGTCGTTCGACGTCGACGGGATCGACACGGCGCACAAGCTGGCGATCCTCGTCTGGCTCGCCACCGGCGGGCACGTTCCCCTGAAAGAGATCTTCGTCCAGGGGATCCGGGAGATCGACCGGGACGACATCTCCTTCGCCAAGGAGTTCGGATACACGATCAAGCTGCTGGCGATCGCGAAGGAGAACGGCGCGGGGATCGAAGTGCGGGTACACCCGACGATGATCCCGTCCCATTCCCCCCTGGCCACGGTCGACGGCGCCTACAACGCGATCTACGTGAAGGGGGATTTCGTCGGTTCCTCCCTGTCGTACGGGCAAGGCGCGGGGATGCTCCCGACGGCGTCGGCGGTCGTGAGCGACGTGATCGAGCTCGCGCGGAACCTCCGCCGGGGGTGCGCGGGACGGATACCGCCCGGGGGATTCTTCCTCAACGATCCGTCGCTCCAGGCCGATCTCGCGCCGTTCGACCAGGTCCACAGCGAGTACTACCTGAAATTCCGGGTGGTGGACAAGCCCGGCGTTCTCTCTAGAATCGCGGGTGTGCTGGGGAGCCACGCGATCAGCATCGCATCCGTTCTCCAGAAGGGGCAGGGGCAGTCCGCGGTCCCCATCTTCATCGTCACCCATCGGGCGAAGGAGAGCAACATGCGGGCGGCGCTGGCGGAGGTCGACCGTCTTCCCGATGTCCTCGACCGGACGCGAATGATCCGGATCGAAAACAATCTCTAA
- the thrC gene encoding threonine synthase has protein sequence MHWEGIIRQYGRFFTSVPEEAVVTLLEGNTPLIPAPALARRIAPGTELYLKYEGLNPTGSFKDRGMTMAVSKAKADGSDSVICASTGNTSASAAAYAARAGMKAFVLIPEGKIALGKLSQAMIHGAQVLQVLGNFDDALSLVKEVSAKYPVTLVNSLNPYRIEGQKSAAFEIVDALGDAPDYHILPVGNAGNITAYWAGYKEYRDAGKAKRLPAMLGWQAEGAAPIVRGAPVPKPETVATAIRIGNPASWRQAEAARDESGGLIRMVSDAEILEAYKMVAETEGIFCEPASAASIAGVIKLGAERFFREGQRLVCTLTGHGLKDPDNAIAQSITPVTIPPVLGDVLRILGF, from the coding sequence ATGCACTGGGAAGGGATCATCCGACAGTACGGGCGGTTCTTCACCTCCGTTCCCGAAGAGGCCGTCGTCACGCTGCTGGAGGGGAACACCCCTCTCATCCCGGCCCCCGCGCTTGCCCGCCGGATCGCTCCGGGAACCGAGCTGTACCTCAAGTACGAGGGGCTGAACCCGACCGGTTCCTTCAAGGACCGCGGGATGACGATGGCCGTCTCGAAGGCGAAGGCGGACGGTTCCGATTCGGTCATCTGCGCATCCACGGGAAACACCTCCGCCTCCGCTGCCGCCTACGCCGCGCGTGCCGGGATGAAGGCGTTCGTCCTCATCCCCGAGGGGAAGATCGCGCTGGGGAAACTCTCCCAGGCGATGATCCACGGGGCGCAGGTACTGCAGGTGCTGGGCAACTTCGACGACGCCCTTTCCCTCGTCAAGGAAGTCTCCGCGAAGTATCCCGTGACCCTCGTGAACTCGTTGAATCCCTACAGGATCGAAGGGCAGAAGTCGGCCGCCTTCGAGATCGTCGACGCCCTCGGGGACGCGCCCGACTACCACATCCTTCCGGTCGGTAACGCGGGAAACATCACCGCGTATTGGGCCGGCTACAAGGAGTACCGGGACGCCGGGAAGGCGAAGCGTCTGCCCGCGATGCTCGGCTGGCAGGCGGAAGGGGCGGCCCCGATCGTCCGGGGTGCCCCTGTCCCGAAGCCCGAGACGGTCGCCACCGCGATCCGGATCGGCAACCCCGCGTCGTGGAGACAGGCGGAAGCCGCGCGCGACGAGTCCGGGGGACTCATCCGCATGGTGAGCGACGCGGAGATCCTCGAGGCGTACAAGATGGTCGCCGAGACGGAAGGGATCTTCTGCGAGCCCGCGTCGGCCGCCTCGATCGCCGGCGTGATAAAATTGGGGGCCGAACGGTTTTTCCGCGAGGGGCAGCGCCTCGTCTGCACGCTGACCGGGCACGGCCTGAAGGACCCGGACAACGCCATCGCGCAGTCGATCACGCCCGTGACGATCCCCCCCGTTCTCGGGGACGTCCTCAGGATCCTCGGTTTCTGA